In Salarias fasciatus chromosome 4, fSalaFa1.1, whole genome shotgun sequence, the DNA window GGTTTCATCTGTCCTTCCTTCTCACAAACGGCTGTTTTTAATGGTCGGTGACATCCAGTAAACTCGCCACTGCTGCAAATTATCAGCTGCAACCTGTCACAATCAGCTCTGAATCAAAAACAGTCACTCTTCATTCCCCCAGCATTCCCTTCTTTCCTCACTCTGCGCATTTCGTCTAACAGGAGAGAGCAGTTCTGTCATGAGTTTGACTTCTTAGACCAGTACGAGGAAAAACCGTGAAAAGTGACCGAGCGCCAGGCGCCGCCGCAGTTACTCAGTGACATGTCGAGCTGTTGGCCTCGGGGATGCTTGTGATTGTCATGTGTAGTTTGGGACGAAGATTAACAGCTCCAAGGGCAGATTCGGTGAATGTTTGATGTGAGACCTGGTTTCTTTTTAACCGCCGCACGAGTTCTGTCCTCGCACCGAGACCACGGAGCGCACCACTCTCTCAGGAAGGACGGGGGTGTTGGGTTTCAGGCCGGACTGGTAAACCAGCTGGGAACCAAGCAGAGGGGGGAACAAAGCACCCTACTGTCCCCCACCCCTTCTTCCGATTTAAGGATGGGACACACTCGCTCTACAAAAGACACCAAAGAAGGGTTCGTGTTACAAAATAGTCttgaaaatagaaaaagtaACGTCAATCATCACAGCAGGGGTACAGACGACTGATAAGACCAAACCCAGGGGTTTTGATTACCAAGCAGCAtctctgaaaatgcagcttcatTGGTTTTCTCTTTGCTCAACGGACTTCTGTCCCTCCTCCACGTGGCGTTCTTCACTCTCAAAATCACAGTTGCATCATCAAGAAGTCAACAAGTTTTTATCTCCTCTGCCAGTCTTCCTGTCCTCGACCCTCCACCCCCGCAGACCTCAGCGCTGCCGGAGTCCAACGCAAGTTCCCCCGTCACCTTCTACGCACTGAACACAACTCAGACGAACAAAAAtgcaatgagagagagagaaaggaaggcGCAGAGAAAGTTACAGCCGGCCTGCAGATCATTAGCTGTACGGGCATTATGACATAGAAACTGACATTACATAACGTGGTGAAACTCCACATTACACTGGCCCGTCTGGCCTCTAGTAAGGACAATTTTGTAACTTCAGCATCTCATTTTGGAATCAATATAGTGGCTAAATTTTACATCTGGTTTATTAAAAATGAAGGTTTTTGTATCCTAAGGTGATTTGTGCAAAGAAAAATACCaatataaaatattaaagaCAATGTTTGAACCTTATTTCCAAAAAACAATCACTTTGTTTCGTCCATCAGAGGGTGAATGGAGGCACagcacacagaaaggcctcctggctccgcccactcatCACTTCATAAAGTTGACTGAAAAATCATCTCGATAACTTTCAGTGAAAAATTTCTATAATCTACTATAATCTGCTCAGTCTTGTCCGTACTCCATATGCGGGGAAGGGAGGCGGGCGGCGGTGGCGGGGTGAGTCTATTTCAGGGTGAGCGTCGAGTCATTTCCCCCTCCACCCCGCGGCAGGGCGCGGCGCTCTGGCTCATTGTCGAGGTAGAGGCAGTGAACCTTCAGCATAATGGAGGGGGGAAATGGAATGTGGCAGCATGGTGTCGCCGTTCCGCATCCCAcgggagcccccccccccagcactgATGATGATCCACCAACGCCATTGATCGTTAATCAGGGCTGATCGATCCTGATCGTTACACCTTGCTGTTCCTTTGTTCCACGGCAGCACGCCACTCAAGCTTCCTGACGGCTGATCAGTTCACCGCTTTATGGCTGTTTGGCATTTGGAAGGGAACATGTGCTGGCATTAAGAAAGCGAATACCGAGCTGAAAGGGCTGAAAGCAACGTCTCGGGTCGAAGGTCGGCGGCAGACCTTTACTGGATGGAATCCTCTCACTTCACCCTGCCTTCATTTCCTGTCATTGCTCTGCTATTTGCCatcgaataaaaaaaaaaacccaacctaAAATACAGTGTGTTTATCTCTTTTGCTTTTGCCATTAGAGTCACATCTTTTCACGCTTTCCTCACCTCTTTGCTAAACCGTTGCTGCAATAAACTGTTGGCGACTATCTTGCAAAATGCTGCCGATTTTGCTGTCGTCTTACTCGATCGTATTATAGGTTGAGTGTCTCGGTGACTCCCACCCATtggacacacaaaaacaactgcTCTAATGAAAGAGAAGTATGTGCTGAGGGTGCTGAATGCCTGCTGGTTGTTATGACACTAAATTGTCGCTCATTGCTGGAGAATCTGGCTCCAATATGAGACTTCTGACTCTGTTGAAGCAGCCGGAACGGCCTTATAGCGCTTCGATTGCTGTCATACTGTCGTACAGAAAGAAATATGATAGAAGCAACAATGTTGTTCAAGAGATTGAAAGAAATTACACTAATAATCAAATTTTGAGTTGTAACACACTAAAAGTCACAAACTttctcacatataaacacagggaAACTGTTACATGCACCATGCGAGCACGCAAACATATGTCCACAAAGCATAAATGTCTCGTATGTCAATGGCGAGCGACGGCACACAGACAGTCACAATGAGTGCTGGAGTACATCTGATCCCGTCAGACGGACACAATGACACACTTCATTAAGCAAACACAACCTGTTACAATGCCCGGCTTTGCCACACTGACTTGAGAGATAACCACACGGGCAAACACTGCAAACTACCTGCTGCATACGACTCCGAGCCGCAGCTGAGCGGCTGCGGCGGGAGGACGTGCTATTTCGCCAGAGTCTATTATTATCGACGGGCTGCTTTCTTTGCAAAGCAAAGGTGAGACTGGCTGCAGTCTTTCAGTGAGAAGGGGTGGGGCGTAGCGGGACAGAGGGGGTCACGATGACGGCAAGGTTGGAGAATCTTCCGACAACAACAATGACAGGAAACCGACACAAACGTCCTGGGTAGCGAGCTCCGGCCGCGACTTCAGcggacagcagcaggcagtcAGACGCACAACTGGAACCATCCTGGCTCAAATAGTTAACATGGGTGTGGCCGCTTCTACCCCTGAGTgatataacaaaaaaaacactgcaagcTGGCGTCTCCTCAATGAACAGAAAGCTATTTCTGAGGGATTTCATCAAATGTTAGGGATTGCAGGAacgaaaataaaatgtgacattatCAAGCAGCGAACTCCAGCCATGAAGTAATATGAAAAACAATTCTTACTGCTTTTTGTCAAGTTCTGCCACTTTGGAAAACAAacttttgaatgttttgtgtACCTTCAGGCAATAAGGTTTAAGAAACCTCTGACTAGGGtatgaaaacaattaaaaagtccgtctgtctgtccaaACACTCGAGGCCACACAGTGAAGACTATATAAATATAGATCGAGCCCGCCCACACAACAGCTTGGGGAAATTTGTGTAGGGAAAGTATGTTGTCCTGCACTTCAGAAGGGCCACACTTTATATGTAAAgccagtggggggaaaaaaataaactttttggtcattttcataTCCGGGTTTGATGAGGGCAAAGATCAGAAGGAGACAGACGTCGACAAGGCAGGTGGACGTAAAACTCGACTCCTCAGTTTGTTTCAGGCGCCGTTCGCAGCCTTCTCAGGACACATTTCTCATTTAGATGCACTCAATTTCATCTGACACAAGCGCTCTGCTTCTCCTGTAATGAGTGTTTAAAGCAGGCCTTACGCAAGAGCTAGCAGTAGTGAAGGAAGATTTACAAAAACTTCTCACTCTCACGGCAgtctgaaccacacacaccatgtCTGAGGGGAAATCAAGAGCACCTAGCTTATACTCTACTCCAAAAAGCACTTTTACATCTATTTATAGATAGGTATACGTACATTGAGAGAACATTTATCTTAAATCTTACTTATTGTTCATGTTTAATGCCATCCCAGTATGAGACAGGTCACCAGGGTATCATCATACAGCACTATAATTCAATATATGAAGATGGTCAGTCTGACTTTAACAGATTAATCCTTagtaaaacatttaaagagaaaataaactgtgtttttagaACCAAGTTTGATCTACAGTTTTACATAAGACGTGAGAACATCGCAGCGGATGAATCCAAGCAACACTGAACAGCTTTTGATCTGGTGTTTACTGGTCGATCTAAAAACCGTCTCCACCGACACAACATGACTTCAGATTTAGTGAAAGATCCCCAGGATCAAGCTGTAAACACTCACATCAAATTAATTGCTTCACTTCTAGTTTTAATGAGATTAATCCAGCCACACtctaaagttgaaaaaaaaaaaaaaaaaaaaaaaaaaaaagaacaaagtctGGTAAACGATTTCCCACCTTTCAAGCatttgatgcattttcatttgtttttgttgcgcAGTGATGGAAGCGCCTTCTTCCCTCTAAATGTTTGGACCTTCATCATTGCTCATCCATTTCTTCACACTTCCCTTGCTCCGTCTCACTTTCGCCTACCTCCATCCTCACACTCtcgcacactcacacaaacacacacggcatCAGCGTAACCATGGGAACGGCGAGCCGGGCTCCTCCAGCTTCCGGAGAGGGCGTCGCTCTTCGAACCCTCCTTTGCGTGTTGCTTCAAAGACGAAGCCAGGCAGGTGGAGCGCAGACGTCAGTGTGTGTCTTCCACGACTGAATAAGAGTACACttcaactctgtgtgtgtgtgtgtgtgtgtgcgtgtgtatgtcaTTGGCTGGGCGACAGGATTCAGGCACAGGAATGCCGGACAGGATGCAGGAAGAAAATTCCAGAAACAGTCGAGTCCATGCAAAACACACCCAGAGGTGCCTCCGACTGCAACGCGGAGACATACGAGACTTTAAACATTATCCCCGGAGTCCAATTTACACTCTCGCACACTCCACTGCGCCGTCTGCCCTTAAGTTACTTTCTCAGCCCGCGAAATCCTGGTTTGTGAAGGTAACTAAATATGAAATTGCAAACTGCTCAGGCCGATCTGAGGGATTTTCACTCCGCATGCCGAACTCTGGATGGCAAAAATCAAAATCCTCGCGGTGAAAATGAGTTTGTCAGGAGTGCTATTGTTTGCCTCGACGTCGTTTCCCCTCTGGGTTGCGTGCCAGTGTGAATTGCACCGCCACGGCTCCATTAAGCCTTCTGCGGAGAGCACTGCGagtaaacacagaaacaatcGCTGTATATTCCTAGGACAAACAATGTAACCCAGCAGTGCTCAAGTGCGGTGCACAAGCGTAGGCTGCTGCTATTTTCATGtgaggcgagagagagagggaaaaaaaaaaaatcttttcaacgCCAGCAACATGATTCCAAAACGCCTGACATGCTGTGGATATGTGAAAGCTGTGAGAAAAAGATGGAtctgagggagggagggaggaggaactGGTCACTTAAAATAAATACCAAATTGCTCAGCACTGCTTCAGTCACAACACTGACATTTAACTAAAATGTGAGCGCTTTTCACGCTTCACACCGAGTCTCTCAGGCTTTTGATGACAAAAACACTTTCGTATTGTCAGACATTTCATAAGAAAGAAGAGCAAAAGTTCTGATTGTATCATTCGATGCCTGAAAAGCAACACAGTTAAGCAATTTCACCACAATCTGGCAGCAAATCAAATCTCAGCCGAGATCGGATCTCTGTCTCATATCATGGTATTCTAAAATGCATTCgcatttcttctgtttatcACGCTACTCTTTAAAATGTCAGCGCTGCTTTTGACCTCGCCGACGTCCCGTCAGCTTCAGTAAAATCACCACTGATGTCCACCGAGCCGTCACGCAGTCGACATCCTGGTTTGCGGCTCAACTGCTGTTCCTTTAAACAAACCTGAGGATTCCGCTCCGGTCTTCCTCGCAGTAGCTGCCGGCTGTGTGTGTTATGACCCTACCTCCCGCCTACAGTAACGCAGAGAGGGCGAGCGTcggacacagacacaaacagcctcGGGGGTAAACATCCCAGATGCTGCAGTCAGGGGCATTAAAGacgtggggagggggggggggggggggggggggggtctggtcTGGAGTTCACAGCCATACGTAGAAAGACAGCAGGAGAAATATGGACGACACACACTTAACaagtggctgctgctgagtgaGAACACCTCCCTGATGTTTAACAGACCAAGATTAAAGGGtgcaaaaaacactttattttgtgtgtgtgtgtgtgtgtgtgtgttttttttggggggggtcaCTAAATTATTTCCAGATGTTTTTTGAGATGGACCCAAAGGGGCAATGTTTTCCCTGAAAGAGGTGGAGGTTTGCTCGTCCAGTCTGTTCCATGTCTTCATATTTCCAGGAAAAGAAATCAGGTTTGTCCACCCTCTTTCACCCCCCGCGGCAAATGTTCAACCAGCTGACCCTGCCCTGCCCTCGGCCTGGAAGCACCGCTGGCGACTCTGGAGAGCCGTCAGCTGGACGCTCGCACTGCCACAAACATGATGGTAATCCAGCGCGTGTGGCACAGAAACTTACTAATAGAACTTCTCGGTTTTACTGGAAATtcccaaaaatgtcatattttcaaACTTCAGCAAACTGCTCTTTCGAAAGACTTTGGTTGGTTCATTATTCCCTAACTTGTGTTCACATTGTTGCAGCTTTATTTCCTGTATTTGTGTGCTCTATTCAGTTCAATGTCACCAAATACAAGACAGATTCTGTCCACAGACAATCCagtttgttgatttttcttcttcttgtgtccAGTCAGAAACATTTATATGCAAGTGAACATGTGCATTCAAAGATTAActatttcattcattgattgatttttaatcTGTTATTTTTTGGTAGAAATGAGTGAACCTTTAATAAAACAGCTGACACTGGATGAAGACAGAGAACACCACGATAAGTTTGTCATTCCATCACAaagtctcacacactcacactctcatctctgattaaattaaatcaagAAGTCTAAAATCCACGATTTAATGACTgtgagagaaaacccacacgTGCATgagaggaacatgcaaactaaatGTGGAAAGGCCCACAAGCCTGGACTTGAACCGGGggcttctcactgtgaggtgagagtgcgaGCCACTACACTGGTGTTCAGCCAGTTTTAATTTATCCATATAAGAGTTCAATGCCTGAGCACGGGCATGCGGAAGAGTTTAACATCAGAGTTCAGGCTTCAACTAAAAGTTTATATATTAGCGAATCACAAATGCTCATCGAACATGAGTGAAAAACAGGTGGCTGACAGCAGCCTTCGTTTCTTCCATATTTTGTATGGTATCAGGTATAAATAATTAAACAGCGAGGTAACTGATGTCTCATTGTTGTTCTTAGAAAAGCAGATTTTTATAGTCAGATTATTATGAAGAATGGATttaaacacacagatgcacatgAAACTGCTGCAAGTGACAGTTTGACCCCGAACATTCAGTCAGGGCGGCAGGATGCTGGAGTCCATCCCAGAAGACATGAGCTGATGCAGGGGAGTTAAACACAGACTCACATTCACAAGGACAACAAtccagtcagcagctcccctcatGTGCATGTTTCTGGAGATCACTCAAGatacgcacagggagaacatgcaaactccacacacacactggcccaGGCTCAAAGCCACAACTTTTTCACCATGAggtgcaaaccactgctccaccgtgccgcATCACTCACTTGAGTTTCTCTCACCTTCTCTGAGGAGACGCTCAGCTTCTTCTCCACGTGCACGTGGATGTCTCCGTTGCTCTCCGGGACCGGCGTGGACTCCCGGGggacctcctgctgctccggcacctcctgtttctcctcatcAATGATTTCTGTCCCGTCCactttctcctccacctcctcctgcctctgttctttctccacctcctcctcctcctcctcctcctgctgctgcggctccagctctttctcctcttcctcctccacctgctccaccaccaccaccacctctcctttctcctcctctggtccttccacctccaccaactcctccaccacctcctcctcttcctcctcctcgtgcgCCACCtctacctccacctccacctcctcttcctcttcctcgtcgAAGGGCACCGGGAGCCCCTCGGTCACGTAGCTCTGGAGACACTTGATGCCGTGCTTCCTGAGCAGCTGCTCGGTGTCCGggtccaccaccaccagctccaggCGGCCCACGGTGGCTCGTATCCGGGACACGACCTGCTGGTGGCTCTcgttctccacctcctccccgtTGACGAACACCAGCCGGTCCCCGGCGCGCAGCCCCGAGCTCTCGGCCGGGCTGTCGGGCTCCACCAGCCGGATGAACTGGCCCGTCTTGCCCTTCTCCCCGTGCAGGTGGAAGCCGTAGCCGTTGTCCCCCTTCTCCAGCGTGCAGAGCCGCGGGCGCAGCGCCTGGCTCGGGCTCCGGCTCTGGCTCGGCATGGTGGCCTCGGCTCGCCTCACTTGTTGCTCTGAGTGGAAACGAAACgagtagaaaagaaaaaaagaaaaagaaaaaaactcctcgggatgctgctgaggaggagcgtgcgtgtgtgtgcgcgtgagtATGAGCGTGAGTAGCGCCCCTCTTAAACACAGCCGGTCCCCGCCCTGCGTCTCAGACTCGTCCGCGGGAAGAGGAGCGGGAGTTCGGAGGGAGAGAGCGGCACCGAGGGTCCGGAGCCGGGGACTGAGCCGAGGCGGACTGGAGCCCCTCCGGAGAGGCGCCGCTCTTTCACTGAGAGGGGGGGAGGCAGGAAGAGGGAGGCGCGTCCTGCTGCCCGGccggctgctgccgccgctgctgctgctccatgcAAAGCAGGAAAACTAAGTACCGATCCACCGGAGCGTGGCTTCTGGTGCAGAAACGACTATTAAGTATGAAGTAAATATTTGAATATCATGAGACAACCTCTCTCCTGCACTGAAAcctctattattattattatcaagaAATATTAAGAAAACTAAAGTTTCCAAACTTCTGAGTGAAATTTGGGAATCAATAAATTTGCATCagtcaaagaaaatattttctaaCAAAATAATGTTTCACAAAGTAACATTTTGAAATTGTTGGAGCATCAGTTTGACAGTGAACCTTGAGTGCAAGGGATCCGGGTCACTGGGAACCCTGTTGGACTTTTCCCAAATGGAACTTCACTAGTCCTCAGCTGCATTAATGCACCAAAATATCCTGAAATTGATTTATAAACAGCCATGTCTTGCATTTgctttgaaaacttcagttcagtttgaaaGAAAGCAGCATGGAATGATATGTTTGTGCTTTAATCACATTAGTTCCAGTGATCTGACATGTCAGCTCACATTAAATACGACCAATATGAACAGACTGGTTGCTTTGGCAGCGCTGCCTTGACTTTCACTGCCTCTCTCTCGTGATCTGGTCCCGGTTCACCCCTGGCTATCTGCTCATTTGTAAACAATGCTAATCAGCATCAGTTTAATACTCCACGGGCTTTTGGAGCCAGTCACCCCATCGGCCCCCTCCGGCTGGCTGGGAGAAAAGAGTGACATGGCTGTGAAAATGGATGTTGACAGGGAGCCGCTCCGCTGAAACCCCGGGCAGGGTTTGACTTCTCGGCTGTGAGAATGCTTCCAGATCCGATGAGAGGACTGGGGATGGGCTGCTTCTCTCTAGGCAGTGTGCTGAACGCGCTGAGTTCAGTTTATAGTGGAAAGCCACTCAAAGAACCAAGtggatcttctttttttttccccacagaggaggagagaaaatgcAGAGATTTCCTAATGTGTGACTCAGAGTGTGGATGGATGTGAGTGGGAGATGAGCTGCGTTCAGGTGTGCAGCTCCGTCCAGTGAATCATGGAGATGCTCCATGTATATTATGTCCTGTAGCTTCACCGAATGGACGaatccaacaacaacaacaacaccaataataacaaaaacatcacaacagaGACCTTAAGcttccctttcaaaataaaagtactgTCACTCTTTGAGTATGCTGTTAATTTAATCTAACTTGCCAGTTATTATGTGGTTCTCATTATACTGGGAAATAAACAGAGTAGCTGCTGCCACACAGTGGATAATTAACCTCATCACATCCTGTCACTCATCAGAAACTCTCTTTTCCTCTGCAaccctttaacacacacacacacacacagtaaacacagACAAGACagactgcaaaaaaacaacaccacaTACATtacaaaaaatacttttttttatatatagaaTGATAACAAAGCACTTTTTCATGGCACTTTGTGATCACCGTGAAGCCTTCGAGAAGGGACAAACATGACATTGAGCAAGTTTGACAAGCAAACATTCATAATGAGCATTGTTACAAAGAAGCAGTAACACGATGCGGTGCGTGAACAGATACAGCTTTCGGTACAGTCCAGACGACAACAtccatcgttttttttttttggggagacgCGGTCATTGTCTGGGGAGcgccgtcctgctgctgtgtgtgtgtctgtgtgggacGCACAAGCAAAGACGTGGCTACAGTAAAAAATAATCTCTCTGTGTGTAAAGCACAGTTACAAAAAGCGCAGTTCTTTGGGTGGAGACACTGGCCCTGAATTgaatgcacagacagacacacagtggGTGAGCACCCTCAAAACATCGGCTTTATTCTATCTAACAGCAGTACAGATGTCAACAGACGGGATCAATTTTATAGCTACAATCTGAACCGTGGAGACTGAAGTCCACTTCTCAAACACACTAGAATGTCAAAGAATAAAGATGATGACTATAAGGCCAAAAAGGGGGGATTGATTCAGTTCACAGCCTGGTAAAACTGGGATGAGACAAACTGAGAGCTGCAGGGTGAAATACTATATTACTATATCCACTTCACGCAAAGAACGATTcatctgctctcctctctgttcctgcagatggatgtagcatttcagactgcagctcctgGGTTTTACTTTCAGACGACCATCACCAATAATGACCACGAACATTTCTACGCATGACATAGAAGatttaaattcacatttcagGTAGGGGATGGCGGCCAATCCTGGCTCACTTTCATTCAGGCAAAAACTCGGCGGAGATCACGTAGAGATCGACTCCTCAGGGTTTGGTGCTGGGATTGGCTTTtctttagactttttttttttttttaaatgcctcactcccactccctcctcccctccctccctctttatctgtatgtgtgtgtgtctctctgccaGGCGATCGGCATCGGCTACACAAGGGAGCAGCAGCCAGACTTCTGCTTCTGAGACTCAATGTAGTCGTGTATCTGGAACTTGGGATCATTTGGCTGCTGTGTCGCTCTGTGCTTCAGCTCcctgacagaaagagagagagagagagagagagagagagggagagagagagatgcagaaAGTTAGATCCAGAGGGGGTGGATGTGTGggatggaggacagacagggcaAGCAAGTCAAGAATATGAAAACGGGAGAGAAATTAAATGAGAAGAAGCACTTTACACTCAGATGTGCTTAATATGCTGCTGCATCGTATCATTTGATGGAACTTTCCACTTCGAGCTGCTGTAACATTTAGACAAATCGCCTACATTACTCTACTGTGCTGAACTGCAGGCagatattttgtttgtttccatgtcAATGCACATAGAAAACTGAGGAATTTTAATGTTGATCGAACTTATAATTACAGGTGTGAACTGAAGGAACTTAGTCAAAAACAAGGTCGCAGATTAACGGGGAGTCTCGGGCTCCCATCACAACAAATTAGCTCAAAACCATCAGAGCGGATGAGCTGCACAGACGACCCCGAATTTCTGTGTATTATCCAAGAGGAAATTATATTCCTTTTGTCAACATCATTCATGAGGATCATGCTTTTTCATTTACAGGCGATTTACTGCCAAGCATTCATCTTCAATATAGAAAAGACTATGAGTGCTTGatcacgagaaaaaaaaaaatctgtattttaatGTATAATAAAAACTCATCTGCTTTCATCGAGGTGCGTTCGCTACTAAAATTAGTCTTATTTGCTTCACCGCCgttctgcagacacacacgtcTTAAGGGAGGGGTAACCTGTAATACATTTGGCCTACTTCTAGAGGCtgatcaatttatttgtgctctcattcatgtcgttcattctgtgaaatctgacaaagattttaattgtttttaatgtatgttgacatttcaataacatcatagacaaataaaaatcacactttttcctggagaagatTTTGGGCCCATTTACTATCATTAAAACCACTTATTTTCATTCTAGCATATAGCATACATAATACatataacttcaaaattacagatttgttactgctgtagcctactatttgattataatatattttttgctaTTCAAACTTAAATCCGAAAAAAGTACAACATTCATGACTATTTTATAAAGTGACGCATTAGCCACAGCATCATTGAAAATTAAGAATacttaaatcaaaagcagagggagtctcTAGACTCACCTACACAGCCcttttttatatgttgataaTAAAACCATCTAGTGCATGGataagatgctttttaaatatttttggaaaaaacctGTTGTCGTGAATACATATGAGAATGAAGGACTCAACTTCATAGACTTCGATactctaaacaaaaaatttaagattaaatgtgtcaaagtgttgtgaaaaaaatgtggatttttatttctagCCATGCTATCTGGTTGGAGGCCTAAAATTTCCTCTGGAGTGTAActataacattgaaaaaaatcctgttcatctttcaaacttccataaacaagttttacttgcttggtccttatataaatttcttcttttaaaattgtacaccgttaaaaataattctaccaattagtcatgataaattaagaattttagtcagcaggacttcaaattattgaaacagttgtgataactcaagatgttatgttta includes these proteins:
- the nherf1b gene encoding Na(+)/H(+) exchange regulatory cofactor NHE-RF1, with amino-acid sequence MPSQSRSPSQALRPRLCTLEKGDNGYGFHLHGEKGKTGQFIRLVEPDSPAESSGLRAGDRLVFVNGEEVENESHQQVVSRIRATVGRLELVVVDPDTEQLLRKHGIKCLQSYVTEGLPVPFDEEEEEEVEEEKGEVVVVVEQVEEEEEKELEPQQQEEEEEEEVEKEQRQEEVEEKVDGTEIIDEEKQEVPEQQEVPRESTPVPESNGDIHVHVEKKLSVSSEKEVCAELRPRLCVIQRGSNGYGFNLHSERARPGQYIRAVDEDSPAERAGLLAKDRIVQVNNVPVEGKTHSEVVVAIKSGGHETRLLVVDPETDAFFKRCRVAPTMDHLMGPLPEPVINGGMEEKVNGRLVKDAERDSKLSVSPSPSNASSNTSLTTPPANTPPEGLITDAIPALNLSLQQVKELAHQKRSNKRAPPMDWTKKNELFSNL